A part of Neovison vison isolate M4711 chromosome 6, ASM_NN_V1, whole genome shotgun sequence genomic DNA contains:
- the EBI3 gene encoding interleukin-27 subunit beta isoform X2, whose translation MVSGLVAFALWLGGLPCSGREAPPQPRVRCWASRYPVAVDCSWTLPPALHSATPASFIATYRLGVAAHGESRPCLQLTPEATSCIIPDVQMFSMVPYILNVTTVQPWPSSSFVPFVPERIIKPDPPEGVRLSPLPGQRLWVQWEPPRSWPFPEIFALKYRIRYKHHRSPRFRQVGPIEATSFTLRVVRPQARYCIQVAAQDLTDYGEMSDWSLPAAASKPMGK comes from the exons ATGGTCTCAGGACTTGTGGCGTTCGCCCTCTGGTTGGGCGGCTTACCCTGCAGTGGGAGAGAAG CGCCCCCCCAGCCCAGGGTGAGGTGCTGGGCCTCTAGGTACCCAGTCGCCGTGGATTGCTCCTGGACCCTGCCGCCCGCTCTGCACTCTGCCACGCCCGCGTCCTTCATTGCCACGTACAG GCTTGGCGTGGCTGCCCACGGGGAGAGCAGGCCCTGCCTCCAGCTGACCCCTGAGGCCACCAGCTGCATCATCCCGGACGTCCAGATGTTCTCCATGGTGCCTTATATACTCAACGTCACGACGGTTCAGCCCTGGCCCAGCAGCAGCTTTGTGCCCTTCGTTCCAGAGCGTATCA TTAAACCGGACCCTCCAGAAGGCGTCCGCCTGAGCCCCCTCCCTGGGCAGCGGCTGTGGGTGCAGTGGGAACCCCCCCGGTCCTGGCCCTTCCCGGAGATCTTCGCACTCAAGTACAGAATCCGATATAAGCATCACAGATCGCCCCGCTTCCGCCAG GTAGGGCCTATTGAAGCCACATCCTTCACCCTTAGGGTTGTGAGACCCCAAGCCAGGTACTGCATCCAGGTGGCTGCTCAGGACCTTACCGACTACGGGGAAATGAGTGACTGGAGTCTCCCTGCTGCTGCCTCCAAGCCCATGGGCAAATAG
- the EBI3 gene encoding interleukin-27 subunit beta isoform X1, protein MVSGLVAFALWLGGLPCSGREAAPPQPRVRCWASRYPVAVDCSWTLPPALHSATPASFIATYRLGVAAHGESRPCLQLTPEATSCIIPDVQMFSMVPYILNVTTVQPWPSSSFVPFVPERIIKPDPPEGVRLSPLPGQRLWVQWEPPRSWPFPEIFALKYRIRYKHHRSPRFRQVGPIEATSFTLRVVRPQARYCIQVAAQDLTDYGEMSDWSLPAAASKPMGK, encoded by the exons ATGGTCTCAGGACTTGTGGCGTTCGCCCTCTGGTTGGGCGGCTTACCCTGCAGTGGGAGAGAAG CAGCGCCCCCCCAGCCCAGGGTGAGGTGCTGGGCCTCTAGGTACCCAGTCGCCGTGGATTGCTCCTGGACCCTGCCGCCCGCTCTGCACTCTGCCACGCCCGCGTCCTTCATTGCCACGTACAG GCTTGGCGTGGCTGCCCACGGGGAGAGCAGGCCCTGCCTCCAGCTGACCCCTGAGGCCACCAGCTGCATCATCCCGGACGTCCAGATGTTCTCCATGGTGCCTTATATACTCAACGTCACGACGGTTCAGCCCTGGCCCAGCAGCAGCTTTGTGCCCTTCGTTCCAGAGCGTATCA TTAAACCGGACCCTCCAGAAGGCGTCCGCCTGAGCCCCCTCCCTGGGCAGCGGCTGTGGGTGCAGTGGGAACCCCCCCGGTCCTGGCCCTTCCCGGAGATCTTCGCACTCAAGTACAGAATCCGATATAAGCATCACAGATCGCCCCGCTTCCGCCAG GTAGGGCCTATTGAAGCCACATCCTTCACCCTTAGGGTTGTGAGACCCCAAGCCAGGTACTGCATCCAGGTGGCTGCTCAGGACCTTACCGACTACGGGGAAATGAGTGACTGGAGTCTCCCTGCTGCTGCCTCCAAGCCCATGGGCAAATAG